Proteins encoded by one window of uncultured Cohaesibacter sp.:
- a CDS encoding capsular biosynthesis protein: MRQGSIANSDKREARVFLFLQGHPSFFARNVARNLDGRGYQCLRINFCLGDKIAWWGEESYNYRDRFSNWEAYLRAFIAEHGVTDIVYYADRKPYHQVAAKVAYELDIPTYAYEFGYLRPDWITLERGGMSAFSHFPNDPDQIRQVAARCGQPDLKARFPYTKPREIFYEVTYNLMSYFLWFFYPFYKADRYYNPLLEYISGIPGLFVEKRRHAIARRLVTRMGRRSRSFFIFSLQLQSDYQLRSNAPFGHQKEAIELTLRSFAEHSHKRSNLVFKAHPLDNGWEGWGGYIRKRARDLGVGSRVHFIVGGNLTFMLKHAKGCILINSTVGMHAVKIGCPVKVLGHALYDIKGLTHQDSIDTFWTEPLKPDEQLCEDLIKALAGSIQVKGNFFTTRGLRAAVPTFATKLIERSVNAHGAFVPIPPRLATLKAKEPPLFDFSSPAGGAELPRDGDGDGKVTEFEAASTTLQSH, from the coding sequence GTGAGACAGGGTTCTATTGCAAATTCGGACAAGCGTGAGGCACGGGTCTTTCTGTTTTTGCAGGGGCACCCGTCCTTTTTCGCGCGGAATGTTGCACGCAATCTTGACGGCCGCGGCTATCAATGTCTGCGGATCAATTTCTGCCTCGGTGACAAGATCGCCTGGTGGGGGGAAGAGTCCTACAATTATCGCGATCGCTTCTCGAACTGGGAAGCCTATTTGCGGGCCTTCATCGCAGAGCATGGCGTAACGGACATCGTTTATTATGCTGACCGCAAGCCCTATCATCAGGTGGCCGCGAAAGTCGCATACGAACTCGATATTCCCACCTATGCCTATGAGTTCGGCTATTTGCGCCCCGATTGGATCACGCTTGAGCGGGGCGGCATGTCCGCCTTCTCGCATTTTCCCAATGATCCGGACCAGATCCGACAAGTGGCCGCGCGGTGCGGGCAGCCTGATCTGAAGGCGCGTTTCCCCTATACCAAGCCGCGGGAGATCTTCTATGAGGTCACCTATAACCTCATGAGCTATTTCCTGTGGTTCTTCTATCCCTTCTATAAGGCGGACCGGTATTACAATCCGCTGCTTGAATATATTTCCGGCATTCCGGGCCTGTTTGTGGAGAAGCGGCGACACGCCATTGCACGAAGGCTCGTCACCCGCATGGGGCGCCGGAGTCGGTCCTTCTTCATTTTCTCGCTCCAGCTCCAAAGCGATTATCAGTTGCGTTCTAACGCGCCCTTCGGGCACCAGAAGGAAGCGATTGAGCTGACCTTGCGTTCGTTCGCTGAGCATTCCCACAAACGCAGCAATCTGGTTTTCAAGGCGCATCCGCTGGACAATGGTTGGGAAGGCTGGGGTGGCTATATTCGCAAGCGGGCGCGTGATCTGGGCGTTGGCAGCCGGGTGCATTTCATCGTTGGCGGCAACCTGACCTTTATGCTCAAGCATGCGAAGGGCTGCATTCTGATCAACAGCACGGTCGGCATGCATGCGGTCAAGATCGGCTGTCCGGTCAAGGTGCTGGGCCATGCCCTATATGACATCAAGGGCCTCACCCATCAGGACAGCATCGACACCTTCTGGACCGAGCCTTTGAAGCCCGACGAGCAATTGTGTGAGGATCTGATCAAGGCGCTGGCGGGCAGCATTCAGGTCAAGGGCAACTTTTTCACCACCAGAGGTCTCCGGGCTGCCGTCCCGACCTTTGCGACCAAGCTCATCGAACGCAGTGTCAACGCGCATGGGGCCTTTGTTCCGATCCCGCCGCGGCTGGCAACCCTCAAGGCCAAGGAGCCACCCCTGTTCGATTTTTCATCGCCAGCCGGGGGAGCCGAGCTGCCGCGTGATGGCGACGGGGATGGCAAGGTGACGGAATTCGAGGCAGCGTCAACGACGCTTCAGTCTCATTGA
- a CDS encoding acyl-CoA thioesterase — protein sequence MTSILFWSGSSAVAWLWGLGMFFSLHFTASYGMTGLLAFAIPNALGLAAFGFVLSRRKDPTKLKAIADRLTDRYFGPFILYQLLAVSLTLFALARYLFMPLEVPAPLVLMVCVLLAALTLADRLSLQGLVRLHAGYLLVMAIAYIAVQGLMPWTGYGASGLAVKDDVFLAYLPPVALGLLFGPWLDLQQWQRAVAMEERGLSVSKGYALAAVGFFILLLANGFLVLGIDPQLVTGLAPGTLGSDLGGLVALSVHALGMPSLTVALAVWCLVGLFATLDSSRLALNWLVGQKAADKLGPLAAFLPLSLVKSSTPLFALAAGLAALGVVTGVDLQYYMLFFASLFLAYGVVLVSELLTGRRVDHGVQPGFFGLMALCLLAAGYLGEAPVLVAISPVVALLALLPRGEGASDGMESEKSGESATRNADSVTNQLVPAVQNGPLGASSDHISQQNVTVPAVQGTDPTTLSWAEGWFDERWFNIKLISTYNETNSVGNVYFANYISWVGKVRELFFRRCMPGFDLKETPFYILTRSISHKFIRETREFDELLVRVRVDALNRKFVTLKHEIRDNKDNLVGKGEQTLMFVNAKSYGLVDVPASVISSFTATMPETHLRGLK from the coding sequence ATGACATCCATTCTATTCTGGTCGGGTTCGAGCGCAGTCGCCTGGCTGTGGGGCTTGGGAATGTTCTTCTCGCTCCATTTTACGGCGAGCTACGGCATGACGGGTCTTCTGGCGTTTGCCATTCCCAATGCCCTCGGCCTTGCCGCTTTCGGGTTTGTCCTGTCACGGCGCAAGGATCCGACGAAGCTAAAAGCGATCGCGGATCGTTTGACGGATCGCTATTTCGGACCTTTCATTCTCTACCAGTTGCTGGCGGTCTCTCTCACCCTGTTTGCCCTTGCACGCTATCTGTTCATGCCGCTTGAAGTGCCTGCGCCACTCGTGCTGATGGTCTGTGTTCTGCTGGCCGCTCTCACCCTCGCAGACCGCCTGTCGCTTCAAGGGCTGGTCAGGCTCCACGCAGGCTATCTGCTGGTCATGGCCATTGCCTATATCGCCGTGCAAGGCCTGATGCCCTGGACCGGTTATGGCGCGTCCGGGTTGGCGGTTAAGGATGATGTCTTTCTTGCCTATCTGCCACCGGTGGCGCTGGGGTTGCTGTTTGGCCCCTGGCTCGATCTGCAGCAATGGCAGCGTGCGGTTGCCATGGAAGAGCGGGGCCTGTCCGTGTCGAAGGGATATGCGCTCGCCGCTGTCGGATTCTTCATTCTGCTGCTGGCCAATGGCTTTCTCGTGCTTGGCATCGATCCGCAGCTCGTCACCGGGCTGGCTCCGGGCACCCTCGGCTCAGACCTTGGTGGACTTGTTGCGTTGAGCGTTCATGCGCTTGGAATGCCATCACTGACTGTCGCGCTGGCCGTCTGGTGCCTGGTGGGGCTGTTCGCGACGCTCGACAGCAGTCGGCTGGCGCTTAACTGGCTCGTTGGCCAGAAGGCAGCCGACAAGCTCGGACCCCTAGCAGCCTTCCTGCCGCTGTCACTGGTCAAAAGCTCGACACCGCTGTTCGCTTTGGCTGCCGGTCTGGCCGCCCTTGGCGTCGTGACCGGGGTCGATCTGCAATACTACATGCTGTTCTTTGCATCGTTGTTTCTTGCCTATGGCGTCGTGCTGGTATCTGAGTTGCTCACGGGGCGCCGGGTTGATCATGGGGTCCAGCCGGGTTTCTTCGGATTGATGGCGCTCTGCCTTCTGGCTGCGGGCTATCTTGGCGAAGCGCCGGTGCTTGTTGCCATCTCGCCAGTCGTCGCTCTGCTGGCTCTTTTGCCGCGTGGTGAGGGGGCTTCCGATGGTATGGAGAGCGAGAAAAGCGGTGAGTCGGCAACCAGAAATGCGGATTCCGTTACGAATCAGCTTGTTCCCGCGGTGCAAAACGGGCCTTTGGGGGCCTCTTCTGATCACATTTCCCAGCAAAATGTAACAGTCCCGGCGGTTCAGGGAACCGATCCCACGACACTCAGCTGGGCCGAAGGCTGGTTCGATGAGCGCTGGTTCAACATCAAGCTGATCTCGACCTATAATGAGACAAATTCTGTCGGCAATGTATATTTTGCTAACTATATCAGTTGGGTAGGGAAGGTCCGAGAACTCTTCTTTCGGCGCTGCATGCCGGGATTTGATCTCAAGGAGACGCCCTTTTACATCCTGACCCGGAGCATTTCACACAAGTTCATTCGCGAAACGAGAGAGTTCGATGAGCTGCTTGTTCGTGTTCGAGTTGATGCACTCAATAGAAAATTTGTCACACTGAAGCATGAAATCCGTGATAATAAGGATAATCTCGTAGGGAAGGGTGAGCAGACGTTGATGTTTGTAAATGCCAAATCCTATGGCCTTGTAGATGTGCCTGCTTCGGTGATTTCGAGCTTCACCGCCACCATGCCGGAGACACATCTTCGTGGTTTAAAGTAG
- a CDS encoding SDR family oxidoreductase — MSKYSSLLDKRYNLSVISNLMPEAITQPAKAPANEPKPVGKALVVGVSSRRSIGFGIAEHLADNGWETVVTTRRKDKFQQFSERHDVRELDYSQSYANIDDLNDVTGLVFCIAKSSVIVPKGLLETSRDEFSQTMLDSCYSYISVIREAVKRNPNLKSIVGLSFLGGEKVVPGYDAIGVAKAALEHANRIIASELGEMGIRANIVSAGSLRTPASRVLPDFSRVHAMLSRRSFLKRPVTTDEVAGAVEFLLSDASGGMTGEVLQVNGGINHSLAM, encoded by the coding sequence GTGTCGAAATACAGCTCCCTTCTTGACAAACGATATAATCTCTCCGTGATCTCCAATCTGATGCCCGAGGCCATAACGCAGCCCGCCAAGGCTCCGGCCAACGAGCCCAAGCCCGTCGGCAAGGCATTGGTGGTTGGCGTGTCTTCGCGCAGATCTATCGGCTTTGGCATTGCCGAGCATCTCGCCGACAATGGATGGGAGACTGTGGTCACGACCCGTCGCAAGGACAAGTTCCAGCAGTTTTCCGAACGCCATGATGTTCGTGAGCTCGATTATTCGCAGTCCTATGCGAATATCGATGATCTGAATGATGTGACCGGTCTGGTCTTCTGCATCGCCAAGTCGAGCGTCATCGTGCCCAAGGGCCTGCTCGAGACAAGCCGCGATGAATTCTCCCAGACCATGCTCGACAGCTGCTATTCCTACATTTCGGTGATCCGGGAAGCGGTAAAGCGCAATCCCAATCTCAAGTCGATTGTCGGGTTGTCCTTCCTTGGGGGCGAGAAGGTGGTGCCGGGCTATGATGCCATCGGTGTTGCCAAGGCTGCTCTCGAACATGCCAACCGCATCATTGCGTCCGAGCTGGGAGAAATGGGCATTCGTGCCAACATCGTCTCTGCCGGATCGCTCAGAACGCCAGCCTCACGCGTGCTGCCCGATTTCAGCCGGGTTCATGCGATGCTGAGCCGCCGGTCCTTCCTCAAGCGCCCTGTGACGACCGACGAGGTCGCCGGTGCCGTCGAATTCCTGCTCAGCGATGCTTCGGGCGGCATGACCGGCGAAGTGCTTCAGGTCAATGGCGGGATCAACCATTCCCTCGCTATGTGA
- a CDS encoding molybdopterin-dependent oxidoreductase, whose protein sequence is MLALCHTLLVNDLYDDDFVTTYTSGWPVLRDYLMGIQDGIPKSAVWAASLCDVDAAEIYTLASDMARNETFINIAWGLQRSDHGEQAVWAGLALSTMLGKIGQPGAGFGFGYGCVGNFARPTKRFPWPGLPLGKNAVADFIPVARIADMLLNPGGEYQYNGGTRAYPDIRLVVWSGGNPYHHHQDLKRLSNAWTRPETVVVCDHSWTATARRGDIILPATSPLERADIMMNKSEPALIYMSPMFEPIGEAKDDHDIWRLVAGKLELEEAFTEGRDKDGWLRWLWDEARAIGAAEGIAMPDFEQFIADGRFDILDAASDRIAFADFIEDPISNPLKTESGRFTLFNETIAAMDLADCPGLPSWMEPVESLIDTPGGALHLISAQPDTRLHSQNDRGSEAQSDKIKGREACYLHPETAASRDIAEGTIVRIHNRRGATLAGVRFDAALRKDCIALPTGAWFDPAVIDGEWIDLAGNPNAVTLDQGTSGLGQGNIGHTTLVFVEPWDKDLPPLSINQPPQIDPA, encoded by the coding sequence ATGCTGGCCCTCTGCCACACGCTGCTGGTCAATGACCTCTATGACGACGACTTTGTGACGACCTACACCAGTGGCTGGCCGGTGCTGCGCGACTATCTGATGGGCATTCAGGACGGTATCCCCAAATCTGCGGTCTGGGCCGCAAGCCTCTGCGACGTGGATGCCGCTGAAATCTATACGCTGGCCTCCGACATGGCACGCAACGAGACCTTCATCAACATCGCATGGGGGCTGCAACGCAGCGACCACGGCGAACAGGCCGTCTGGGCTGGACTGGCCCTCTCGACCATGCTCGGGAAAATCGGCCAACCCGGTGCCGGGTTCGGCTTCGGTTATGGCTGCGTCGGCAATTTCGCCCGCCCCACCAAGCGCTTCCCATGGCCGGGGCTGCCGCTCGGCAAAAATGCCGTTGCGGACTTCATCCCGGTGGCTCGCATTGCCGACATGCTGCTCAATCCTGGCGGCGAGTACCAGTATAACGGCGGGACACGCGCCTATCCCGACATCCGCCTCGTCGTCTGGTCCGGTGGTAATCCTTATCATCATCATCAGGATCTCAAACGGCTCTCGAACGCCTGGACACGACCCGAGACGGTCGTCGTCTGCGACCACAGTTGGACCGCAACAGCCCGCCGTGGCGACATCATCCTGCCCGCGACAAGCCCGCTGGAACGCGCCGACATCATGATGAACAAGTCCGAACCGGCCCTCATCTACATGAGCCCCATGTTCGAGCCAATTGGAGAGGCAAAAGACGACCACGATATCTGGCGTCTGGTGGCGGGCAAACTGGAGCTGGAAGAGGCCTTCACTGAAGGACGCGACAAGGACGGCTGGCTCCGCTGGCTATGGGACGAAGCCCGCGCGATTGGTGCGGCAGAGGGCATCGCCATGCCCGACTTCGAACAATTTATCGCCGATGGCCGCTTTGACATCCTCGACGCCGCAAGCGACCGCATCGCCTTTGCCGACTTCATCGAGGACCCGATCAGCAACCCGCTCAAGACCGAAAGCGGCCGGTTCACCCTTTTCAATGAAACCATCGCGGCGATGGATCTCGCCGACTGTCCGGGGTTACCCTCATGGATGGAACCGGTCGAAAGCCTGATCGACACCCCTGGAGGCGCACTCCATCTCATCTCGGCCCAGCCGGACACACGCCTGCACAGTCAGAATGACCGCGGCAGCGAGGCCCAGAGCGACAAGATCAAGGGCCGGGAGGCCTGCTATCTGCACCCCGAGACCGCAGCATCCCGCGACATCGCGGAAGGAACCATCGTCCGCATCCACAACAGACGGGGCGCAACCCTTGCAGGCGTGCGTTTCGATGCCGCCCTGCGCAAGGATTGCATCGCCCTGCCAACCGGGGCCTGGTTCGACCCTGCGGTGATCGATGGTGAATGGATCGATCTGGCAGGCAACCCAAATGCTGTCACGCTGGATCAGGGAACCTCGGGGCTCGGACAGGGAAACATCGGCCACACGACGCTAGTGTTTGTCGAGCCTTGGGACAAGGATCTCCCTCCGCTCAGCATCAATCAGCCGCCACAGATCGATCCAGCCTGA
- a CDS encoding molybdopterin-dependent oxidoreductase yields MKYTAAHWGSYEIDGEQLKPVSDDPAPSRIGRGWVSAARDTNSRILKPVVRRGWLDGDGGTNRCSDSFVEISWDRAVSLVADEIKRVRSEHGNGAIYGGSYGWASAGRFHHAQSQLKRLLNLAGGFVSGRNTYSHAAGEVILPHITGLGQDAVQQTSTTWSLLAKHCTLLVAFGGISGRNSQTSSSGTLRHETEGWLETMPARKVNISPRKSDMPSADWLSIRPGTRRRPDAGPLPHAAGQ; encoded by the coding sequence ATGAAATACACCGCAGCACACTGGGGCAGCTACGAAATTGACGGCGAACAACTGAAGCCGGTATCCGACGATCCCGCTCCCTCCCGCATTGGCAGGGGTTGGGTCTCCGCCGCCCGCGATACCAACAGCCGCATCCTCAAACCCGTCGTCCGCCGTGGCTGGCTCGATGGAGATGGCGGTACCAACCGCTGCTCCGACAGCTTTGTCGAGATTTCGTGGGACCGTGCCGTCAGCCTTGTCGCCGACGAGATCAAACGCGTGCGTTCAGAGCACGGCAACGGCGCGATCTATGGCGGCTCCTATGGCTGGGCGAGCGCTGGCCGCTTCCATCATGCCCAGAGCCAGTTGAAGCGCCTCCTCAATCTCGCAGGCGGTTTTGTCAGCGGCCGCAACACCTATTCCCACGCCGCCGGCGAGGTCATTCTTCCCCACATCACCGGCCTCGGTCAGGACGCTGTGCAGCAGACCTCAACAACATGGTCACTGCTCGCAAAGCACTGCACCTTGCTCGTCGCCTTTGGCGGTATTTCAGGACGCAACAGCCAGACCTCGTCATCCGGTACCCTGCGTCACGAAACCGAAGGCTGGCTCGAGACCATGCCCGCCCGCAAGGTGAACATTTCGCCGCGCAAGAGCGACATGCCCAGCGCCGACTGGCTGTCGATCCGACCCGGCACCCGACGTCGCCCTGATGCTGGCCCTCTGCCACACGCTGCTGGTCAATGA
- a CDS encoding zinc ribbon domain-containing protein YjdM, whose protein sequence is MSELPPCPQCNSTFTYEDGPLLICPECAHEWSASGDEDTTPMVRDANGTPLADGDTVTVIKDLKIKGTNDVVKVGTKVKNIRIVDGDHDIDCRVPGIGPMGLKSEFVKKVSE, encoded by the coding sequence ATGAGCGAGCTCCCTCCCTGCCCCCAGTGCAACAGCACCTTCACCTACGAAGACGGCCCGCTGCTGATCTGCCCCGAATGCGCCCATGAATGGTCTGCATCAGGCGATGAGGACACCACCCCGATGGTCCGCGACGCCAATGGCACTCCCCTTGCCGATGGCGACACCGTGACCGTAATCAAGGATCTCAAGATCAAGGGCACCAACGATGTTGTCAAAGTCGGCACAAAGGTGAAGAATATCCGGATTGTCGATGGAGACCACGACATTGATTGCAGGGTGCCCGGCATAGGCCCCATGGGGCTGAAGTCGGAATTCGTCAAGAAAGTCAGCGAATAG
- a CDS encoding methyl-accepting chemotaxis protein, whose protein sequence is MTLTVVLALGIAVIGWQSATITHEISFKQAEAIAQKEAAEVKIALEYGLVSASNMTHALAALKQEGQASRNSWTAILEKTLKDNKKLSGTWGAVIGDKLDGKDKDFVNAEHHDASGIWRPYFFRNPDGTIGFRTIADMDSKSQEELSWFYGAYNSGKSFMTEPYSWDMGGRTVVGVSLAIPIKDASSATIGVAGTDLILTDLSNMLAAEEPLGTGSVHLISQAGKWVAHPDGALLGKDWSEGRSEADLSHQADVLKAAKTATSYSYQGYSNSLGKDVIRIIEPVTFGDTGASMALVVNVPVSTLSAESQHILNAVLLVGLVLMITVGAALFFVGRSVISKPLTLTIESIRALVNRNYDAKLHYLDRQDEIGQINQALEVFRESSQKAEQLSNAQKEEQREQLRKAALVNDIAKQFDQQISGLLETVARSVDELTSASITLTKGADDTSYRSNAVAAASEEATSNVETVASAAEELFSSVNEIDRQVGQSNKIAENAVSQAMHTNEKIEGLSTAANRIGEVVSLITDIAEQTNLLALNATIEAARAGEAGRGFAVVAAEVKELANQTSKATDEISQQIQAVQNETIGAVEAIKAITDTIEEMNRIAAAISEAVQQQGLATKEIARNIQEASIGTKEVSSNIVGVSNSANDTGAAARMVNGSASSLKGEADSLRTDVHKFLTDIRNIVSAA, encoded by the coding sequence TTGACACTTACAGTCGTTCTGGCTCTTGGGATCGCCGTGATCGGATGGCAGAGTGCGACCATCACACACGAGATTTCGTTCAAGCAGGCGGAGGCAATTGCGCAAAAAGAGGCGGCCGAGGTCAAGATTGCTCTTGAATATGGTCTGGTCTCCGCATCCAACATGACCCACGCTCTGGCGGCGCTCAAGCAAGAGGGACAAGCCTCCCGGAATTCGTGGACAGCCATCCTCGAGAAGACCCTCAAGGACAACAAGAAGCTATCCGGCACCTGGGGCGCCGTGATCGGCGACAAACTGGATGGCAAGGACAAGGACTTCGTTAACGCCGAGCATCACGACGCCAGCGGCATCTGGCGTCCCTACTTCTTCCGCAATCCGGACGGCACGATCGGCTTCCGCACTATTGCCGACATGGATTCCAAGTCGCAGGAAGAACTGTCCTGGTTCTATGGTGCCTACAACAGCGGCAAAAGCTTCATGACGGAGCCCTACAGTTGGGATATGGGTGGAAGAACCGTGGTCGGCGTATCTTTGGCAATACCCATCAAGGATGCGTCATCCGCCACCATTGGTGTCGCTGGCACCGATCTAATCCTGACCGATCTGTCCAACATGCTGGCGGCCGAAGAGCCACTCGGAACCGGATCTGTACATTTGATCTCGCAGGCCGGCAAATGGGTTGCCCATCCGGATGGAGCCCTACTTGGCAAGGACTGGTCCGAGGGCCGTTCTGAGGCGGACCTCAGCCATCAGGCCGACGTTCTGAAGGCTGCAAAAACCGCCACGAGTTACAGCTATCAGGGCTATTCGAACAGTCTGGGTAAAGACGTCATCCGGATCATCGAGCCCGTCACCTTCGGCGATACCGGGGCTTCTATGGCTCTGGTCGTCAATGTGCCTGTCAGCACCCTGTCCGCAGAAAGCCAGCATATCCTCAATGCCGTATTGCTTGTTGGCCTCGTTCTGATGATCACTGTCGGCGCAGCTCTGTTCTTTGTCGGCCGGTCAGTCATCAGCAAACCGCTCACCCTGACCATCGAAAGCATCCGCGCACTGGTCAACCGCAACTATGACGCCAAGCTCCACTATCTGGACCGACAGGACGAGATCGGGCAGATCAATCAGGCACTGGAAGTTTTCCGCGAAAGCTCTCAGAAGGCAGAACAGCTCAGCAATGCTCAAAAAGAAGAGCAGCGCGAACAATTGCGCAAGGCCGCACTGGTCAACGACATCGCCAAACAATTCGACCAGCAGATCTCGGGACTTCTGGAAACAGTCGCCCGGTCCGTTGATGAGCTGACATCCGCATCGATCACCCTGACCAAGGGTGCCGATGACACGTCCTACCGTTCCAATGCAGTGGCTGCAGCCTCCGAGGAAGCGACCAGCAATGTTGAAACCGTCGCCTCCGCGGCAGAAGAGCTCTTCTCCTCGGTCAATGAAATCGACCGTCAGGTCGGACAGTCCAACAAGATCGCCGAGAATGCGGTCTCTCAGGCGATGCACACCAACGAAAAGATCGAGGGTCTTTCCACCGCTGCCAATCGTATCGGCGAAGTGGTCAGTCTGATCACGGACATTGCCGAGCAGACGAACCTTCTGGCCCTCAACGCCACCATCGAAGCGGCTCGCGCGGGAGAGGCAGGCAGAGGCTTTGCCGTCGTGGCCGCCGAAGTGAAAGAACTGGCGAACCAGACCTCCAAGGCCACCGACGAGATCTCGCAGCAGATTCAGGCCGTACAGAATGAAACCATCGGCGCCGTCGAGGCCATCAAGGCCATCACCGATACGATCGAAGAGATGAACCGGATCGCAGCCGCGATTTCAGAAGCCGTACAACAACAGGGCCTCGCCACCAAGGAAATCGCCCGTAACATTCAGGAAGCCTCCATCGGCACCAAGGAAGTCTCCAGCAACATCGTCGGCGTTTCCAACTCGGCCAATGACACCGGAGCAGCAGCCCGCATGGTCAATGGCTCCGCGTCCAGCCTCAAAGGCGAAGCGGACAGCCTGCGCACCGACGTGCACAAGTTCCTCACGGACATCCGGAACATCGTCAGCGCCGCTTGA